CCTGCGGATACTCGCGGACCGGCCTCCCGACTGCATCGTCTCCGATTACGATATGCCGGGCACGGACGGTATCGAGTTCCTCGACGATGTCCGCGAGCGGTATCCGGAGTTGCCGTTCGTCCTCTACACCGGCAAGGGAAGCGAAGAGATCGCTGCGGAGGCCATTTCGGCCGGCGTCACCGACTACATTCAAAAACAGGGTGGAAACGAGCGCTACCTGCTTCTCGCGACCCGGATCCGAAACGCGGTCAAGAGGTACCGGGCCGAGAAGGCCACCGAAGAACAAAAAGAGCAGCTTCGATTGTTCTTTCAGGAATCGTCAATCGGGGCGATACAGTGGGACGACACGTTCCGGTTCAAGCGCCTGAACGACCGGGCCGAGGAGATTCTCGGCTACGAGGAAGCCGAACTGCGCGGCGAGTCCTGGGAGACGATCGTCGCCGCCGACGACCGCGGACGCGTCGGCGACGTCGTTTCGGACCTCCTCGACGCCGACGGAGGGAGGAACATCCTCAACAGAAACGTCCGAAAGGACGGCGACGTCCGGATCTGCGAGTGGTACAATCGGGTCGTCACGAACGAGGACGGCGAGGTCGAGGCCATCTTCTCGCAGTTTCAGGACGTAACGGAGCGCGAGCGACGCAAGCGGGAACTGGCGGAGCACGAGACCATCGTCAGCGCGTTGCCCGACGCGGTGTACGTGATCGATGAGGACGGGCGGTTCACACACGTGAACGAGGAGCTCGTCGAGTTGGTGGGGTACGACCGGGAGACGATCATCGGCAACACACCGTCGTTGTTCAAAGACGATGACGCGGTCGAGCAAGCCGAGGGGCAACTGCGGCGACTGTTGTCGAGTGACGGCCCGGAGACAGTTTCGTTCGAAGTGACGCTACAGCCACGGGACGGAACCCCGGTGGTCTGTGAGGACCACATGGGCGTACTCCCTTACAACGGCGAGTGCTTCGAGGGCTCGGTCGGAACCCTCCGGGACGTCACCGACCAGAAGCAACGGCGCGAGGAACTCGACCGCCGGACCGAGGAACTCAAGGCGTTGAACACCCGCCTCGAAGCCCAGTACCGGCAGCTCTTCGAGGAAGCGCCGGTCATGGCGGTCGTGACGGAAATGGAGGGGGACACGCCGATCATCGAGGACTGCAACCGGCTGTTCGCCGAGCGGTTGGGCTACGAGAGGGCGGCGGTCGTCGACGAACCCCTCGAGTCGTTCTACGCACCCGAGTCGCGCCGACGGTTGCTGGATCGCGGCGGGTACGAGCGGGCGCTGGACGGCGAGTTCGCGCGCGAGCGCCGGAAGCTGCTGACCGCCGACGGTGAGACGATCGAGACGCTCCTTCGGGCAGTTCCTCGGCGGGAGACGGACGAAGACGCGGACAGCACGCTCAGGCTATACGTCGGTCTCGACGGGAGCGAACAGCTCTTTCGGGAGCGAGAGCGCTTAGACGAGTTCAGCAGCATCGTCGGCCACGACCTTCGGAGTCCGTTGCAGGTCGCCGAGGGGCGGCTGGAACTCGCCAGCGAAGCGCACAGTAGCGAACATCTCGACACGGCGCGGGCCGCCCTCGACCGGATGGATCGGATCATCGAGGACGTGCTGTGGCTGGCGCGCAACGGCCGGGACATCGGGTCGGTGAACCCGGTCCCGGTCGGCGAGCCGATCGAGGCGTCGTGGGGGCTGGTGAGCGATGCCGCCGAGGGGGCGACGCTGCGGTACGCGGACGGGCTCTCGGAGGCGACGATACGGGTCGACGAGGACCGATTCCGCCAGCTGCTCGAGAACCTGTTCGGAAACGCGATCGAACACGGCGGCGAGGGAGTGACAGTCACCGTCGGGCGGGTGGACGACGGGTTGTACGTCGAAGACGACGGTCCCGGTGTCGCTCCCGCAGCGCGCGACGAGATATTCGGCGCGGGGTACTCGACGAGTGAGGACGGGACCGGCTTCGGGCTGCGCATCGTCGAGCGGGTCGCCGAGGCTCACGGCTGGGCGGTTCGCGTCGTGGAAGGGTCCGACGGCGGGGCGCGGTTCGAAATAACCGGGATCGATTCCCTCGAGTAGCGAATCCGCTGTTGACGGTGCCAGATCGCTCCGCCTTCTTCTGGTCTCGGAGCAGTCCGTTCATTTGTCGCCCGTCGTTACCGACCCCGATGCCCTCCACTGCAGGAGTCTTCTCGACGCGGGGTAGCCGGCGAGTGGAGCTGCTCGGTATCCCCCTCGTCGACCTGATACTGACAGACAAACGAATATACACACGACGCACGAGGATCACGCCGTTCGACGGAACGACCGGCGGATCACTCGTGAGTCGGTGTTATTTGATTTCGTCCACCAGCATGAGCGGTCGCGACGGTTCGTGCCCGAGGCCTCTCGCCTGCCCGGCTGAACCGCCCGGGATCGGGGCCTGGACGCACGATGCGTTCACTCCACGCGCTCGAGGCCCGTCAGTTCGATGCGCGCCCCCCCGAGAGAGGCCTCGGAGACCGCAACGTTCCAGCGGTGGGCCGCAGCGACGTGTCGAACGCGAGCCAGCCCGAATCCGGCGTGGCCTCGGGCGTCGGACATCCCGGTTCGGAACGCGTCGTTTCGTTTGTCCTCGGGGATCCCCGGGCCGTCGTCGGCGACGTAGAACCCATCGGGGAGGGCGCCGACCTCGACGGTCACTCCCGGCTCCGAGTGTTCGATGGCGTTTCGATACAGTTCCCCGAACACCCCCCGGAGCCGCTCGCGGTCGGCGACGACCGTCCCGAACGCCGCGTTCCCGTCGAGACCACGGCGGTCAGCGTCGCCGGTGTCGAGATCCACCCAAGCGGATCGGGCTGTCGACGCCAGATCGACGGCGTCGGCCGAGACGACCGGACGACCCTGCTGGACCAACGCGTTCAGCTCGTCGAGAAACGAGTCGATGCGGTCGAGGGCGTCAAGCCCCTTTCGAACCGCCTCGGGGGTGTCGTCCTCGCGGGCCGCGTCGGTCCCGTCGCCGAGATACTGGAGATAGCCGGTTGCGACGTTCAACGGGCTCCGCAGATCGTGCGAGAGGGCGTGCCTGACGTCCTCGAGTCGTTCCCGTTCCTGTTTGGCGGCCCGTCGATGGACGGCCACACCCCCGGCAGTCGTGTCCCCGGGCGGGCGGCCGGGGCCGAGCGTCCGCCGAACCCGCTCGATCAATCGGTCGATCGGATCGGGCGTCCCCCGACGGACGTATCCGGAGACGCCGGCTTCGAGTGCAGCGGCCGCGAGCCCCTCGGATCCGTCGGTGACGAACAGCACGAACGGAGCGGTCGGCGACGCGAGGCGGCGTGTCCGCTCTCTGGAGAGCTCGACACCGTCCATCCCCGGGAGGGAAGCGGCGCTGACGATGCAGTCGACCGGTTCCGCGAGCGCCCGAAGGGACGCAAGCGCGGACTCCGCGTCGGGCTCCGAGAGCACCTCGACTGCCGTTTCGAGCTGTGAGAGTCGCGCCGTTATCGCAGCGTTGTCTTCCGATTCGATCCCGACGAGCAGCACGCGGCGTGTCGACCCCATTACGACGGGATACGTGCCATCGCAACCAATACGCTTCGGGTCGGCACGGGGTATCTGGAGCCCGCGGCACGCGTGTTTCGATCGGCGGCGGACTCGCGCCCGATGGAATCGATATTGATTCAAAAAACCGTAGAAACAATCATATCCCGTCGGCTCACAGCAGTCATACATTGCCGGGGTCTATCGTTGCGGACTTTCGAGCCGACGTGGACGTAGACGGTCGCTTCGAGGAGGTTACCGACCGGACGCGGGTCGTTCTGAACGAGTCGAAGTTGGGTTTCGAGTTCGATGGCGAAAAACAGGTGTTCGAGCTATCGAGCGTCTTCGACGTCGTGCAGGGTGTTTCGCGGGGCCAAGAATCCGGATCGACCGGAACCGTCACCCTCGCGTCCCGAACCGATGGCCACCGAACGGCCATCTCGATCAACGCCGGCGTCGAGCGGTTGGTCACGTTCCAACAGGTCCTCTACAAACAGCTCCTGAGCGGAACGGACGTCGTGTTTCGGTGTCGGGACCGCGCCGGCACTGTCAACGGCGGACCACACGAGGGGACGCTGGCCGTCAGCCCCTCGTGGATCCGGCTTTGCCCCGACGGGACGGGCAAGTCGGTCAGCATCGCCAGAGACGAAATAATCAGCTTCGAGACGCCGTCCAGCGTGTCCGGGCAGGACGACAAGCGGCCGGCAGTAGCTATCTACGCTGACACCGGCGATCGGGTTCTCAAGGTGACCACGAGTCTGCCGTCGTTTCGGCTTCTCAATCTGTTCGGGCGGTATCTGCGGGCCGACCTGTTGTCCACCGACGCGATCGGGACCGCATCCGACGACGTCGACACGATCGACCTCCTGTTCGTCGACGACGATCCACACGATATCGAGATGGCGGGCGTGTTTCTGCGTCAGCACCTCGAGGGGCTATCCATGACTACGGCCACGGGCGCCGCGGACGCACTCGACGTTCTCGAAGACACTCCGAACGACGGCGGGATCAACTGCATCGTCAGCGACTACCAAATGCCCGGGATGGACGGCATCGAGTTCCTCAACGAGGTCCGCGAGCGGTATCCGGAGTTGCCGTTCATCCTCTACACCGGCCAGGGCAGCGAGACGGTCGCAAAGCAAGCGATTCTCGACAACGTCACCGACTACGTCGAAAAAGACGTCGGGCGCGGGCAATACGAGGTGCTCGCCGAGCGGATCCGAAAGGCAATCCGCTCCTGACGGGTCCACCTGTCGACTCCCGGAACCAAGGTTCTTATTCGGTGCCGCACCAAAGGTAGATACTCAAATGGCTCGCGCGGAGGACACCGAGGTCATCGACAAGTTCGAGACGTTCTATCGGGACTACTACCGGAACGAGATCGGCCAACTCGCACAGAAGTACCCCAACGAGAAGCGGTCGCTGTACGTCGATTGGAACGACCTCTATCGGTTCGACCCGGACCTCGCGGACGACTTCATCGCCCAGCCCGATCAGATGCTCGAGTACGCCGAGGAGGCGCTCCGGCTCTACGACCTGCCGGTGGACGTGAAGCTGGGACAGGCCCACGTCCGGGTGCAAAACCTCCAGCGCACGACCGGTATCCGTGACATCCGCGCGCGCCACCGCGGCCAACTCGTCGAGGTGAGCGGCATCGTCCGGAAAGCGACTGACGTCCGCCCGAAAGTGATCGAGGCGGCCTTCGAGTGCCAACGCTGTGGCACGCTGACGCGGATCCCACAGACTTCCGGGGAGTTCTACGAACCCCACGAGTGCCAGGGCTGTGAACGACAGGGTCCCTTCGACATCAATTTCGATCAATCGGAGTTCGTCGACGCCCAGAAACTCCGGGTTCAAGAATCCCCCGAGGGCCTCCGCGGCGGCGAGACGCCCCAGAGCATCGACGTCCACATCGACGACGACATCACGGGGCGGGTCACCGCCGGCGACCACGTCCGCGTGACGGGCGTTCTCCACCTCGAACAGCAGGGCTCGAACCAGGAGAAATCGCCGGTCTTCGACGTGTATATGGACGGGATGGCCGTCGAGATCGAGGACGAGCAGTTCGAGGACATGGACATCACCGACGAGGACAAAAAACGGATCATCGAACTCTCCAACGAGTCCGACATCTACGAGAAGATGATCGCCTCGATGGCGCCCTCCATCTACGGTTACGACCAGGAGAAACTCGCCATCATCATGCAGTTGTTCTCCGGTGTGACGAAGCATCTGCCCGACGGCTCCCGGACGCGTGGCGATTTGCACATGCTTCTAATTGGAGATCCGGGTACGGGTAAGTGTCTAAAATCTGATACGAAAGTCTCACTTCCGGACGGAACGCAACGGGAAATCGGTAAACTAGTCGAAGGGAACCTCGATGATCCCACCCCAGTTGACGACGGTTTTTATCAGAAATGCTTCATACCGGTGCTGACGACTGACGGCCGACGGATCGTTCCCGGTACCGCGAGCAAACTCTGGAAGCGACAGACACCGGAACGGATGTACAACATTCGAACCGAAAGCGGCAACACACTCGAAGTGACTCCCTCGCATCCGCTCTTCAGGCAGATCGAGGGGAGGTTGGAGCCGACTACTGCGTCGGAGTTGGAGGAAGGCGATTTTATCGCAACACCGACTGAACTCCCGAGCGAACCGGACGAGTCGATCGACATCCAGTACGCGCCGTCCGAGTCACCGAACGCGAACAGGTTACATGCTCCCGAGACGCTCACCGACGGGGTTGCGAGGCTCATAGGCTACGTCGTCGGCGAGGGGCACATCTCCGGCGGGGAGTTCAGTCAGGAGGTCACGGTCACGAATGCGGACGAGGAGATTCTCGAGGACGTCAGCACCGTACTCGGGAGTTTGGGGCTGCGATACCGGCGGCAACCACATCAGACGAAGCCGAGCGTCTCGACAGTTAGATGCTCGTCCGTGGAGCTCGCCCGATTCTTTGAGGCGTTGGAACCGAACATGCTCGAGCGCTCCGCCCACCAGCGCGTGCCGGATGTCGTCCTTCGCGCAAGGCCACAGCGGAAAGCCGAATTCCTCCGAGCGTACGTCGACGGGGAATGTACGGTGTCCCCGAAGGAACGGGAGATAGTCGTCGCGTCGATGAGCGAGGAGCTGCTCGAAGACGTGCAGAGCCTGCTTCTCTCGTTCGGGATCCAGAGCCAACTCCATCCCCGTAATAACGACAGCTACCGGCTCAGAATCAGCGGGGCCGATTTCGAGCGTTACGTCGGCCGAATCGGGTTCGTCACGGAACGGAAGGCCGTCTCGGCCGCCGAGTTCGACGACGTCGAGGCGAACACGAACACGGACGTCGTTCCGAACGTGGGGGGAACGCTCCGGGACGTCCGCGAAGCCCTCGCCCTCTCGCAGTTCGACTGCGGCGTCCCCCGAACGACGTATCAACACTACGAACGCGGGGACCGAAACCCGAGTCGATCCACCCTGCACACTGTCCTCAATGCGTTTGAGGCGCGCACGGAGCGGCTGTCGGCGCTCCGCGAACGGGTCACCGACGGCGGGTGGGACGCGATCGTCACCGCCCGCGACGAACTCGGCATCTCGCAGGCGGCGTTGGCCGACGGCATGGACGTCTCCCAGACGGCTATCAGCTACTACGAACGAAACGAGGTCGCCCCCGACGGCGGCTGCGTGATGGACGCAAGCGGGGTCGTCTTGGATCGACTCGACGCGGCGCTCTCGGTCGCGGAAGACATCGACCGACTCAGAGCGCTCGCCGAAAGCGACATCGGGTGGGACCGGATCGACTCGATCGAGGCTGTCGACCCGGACTACGAGTGGGTCTACGACCTTGAGGTCGAGGGGACACACACGTACATCTCCAACAACGTCGTCTCGCACAACTCCCAGTTGCTCCAGTACATTCGCAACCTTGCTCCACGATCTGTTTATACATCTGGCAAAGGATCGTCCAGTGCCGGTCTCACCGCTGCGGCTGTCAGAGACGACTTCGGCGACGGCCAACAGTGGACGCTCGAGGCCGGCGCGCTCGTGCTCGCCGATCAGGGGATCGCGGCTGTCGACGAACTCGATAAGATGCGGTGTGTTACCGGTGATACGCTTGTGCATCTATCTGACGGACGTCTCTCCCGGATTAATGAGCTCGCACGCGAGGCAAAACAGGGAGGAACCATCGAAGAGCTTCCTAACGGGCGTACGATCCGTAATATCGATCTGACGGCGTGGACGATGTCCGATACTGGTCGTCTCGTCGAGCGTCCGATAACTGCCATTCACGAGTACGGAGCGCCGGAAGAACTCACCGAAATCACCCTTGAGTCGGGGGAACGGATCTCCGCGACTCACGATCATCCGTTCTTCGTATTCGAGGATGGGAAACGCCACAAGCGACCGGCGACCGATCTCGAGCCAGGCGACTGGACGTACGTCCCCAAGCAACTCTCGGAACCGACAACCGACGGAGGGATAGCTTCGGACAGCGGTGGAGGTTCGATATCAAGCCACAACGTCCAACCCTCCTTCGGTGCGGTACTTGGGTATCTTTCGGGGGACGGTAACGTCTATTACAACCGCCACGAGGAACGCTACGGGATTCGTTTTATTAATAATCAAGAAGAGCTTTTGCAGGATTTCGAACAGGCCTGCATAGATGCCTTCGGTAAAGTGCCCGTGCGACACCCGAGCGGGCAGCGGAATGATGGGGTTGAGACGGTCCGACTCCACGGTCGCGAATACGCTGACAGAGTTCTTGACGCCGGAATGAACGTCGAAACGCACGATGACAAATCGTTCCCAACCCGTGTCACAACTGGCACGAGACGAACGAAAGCAGCGTTTATTCGAGCGTTCGCTGACAGCGAAGGTAACGTCGATTCCAGCACAGGAAATGTACGAATGTACTCCGCAAGCGGGGAGATTCTCTTAGGAATAAAAAGTCTCTTGTTGGAGTTCGGCATTTCCTGTCAGATCCGAACTCGGGAGCGGAGTGAAAAGCGTGACATCCACGTCCTTGGGATTACATCAGCGGAGTCGATTCGATCGTATAACCGACATATCGGCTTCACTCTCGAGCGAAAACAGGATGCACTTGCTGAAGTCTGTGCCTCCGTCGATGGAGATCGGACGACCATAGACGTGCTTCCTGACTGCGGCGATCTACTTAGAGACGTTCGGGCCTCGCTACGACTACACCAGTCCGAATGCGGGATCGACGGCACGACCTACTGTAATTTCGAAAACGGTGACGCGAACTGTTCACTTCACCGCGCCAGCACGATCTTAGAGGCGTTCGAAAAGCGGATCGAAACTGCGAACCGGGATACAGAGGTGTTGGTCGATGATTGTAATTGGGATTCCCTCCAGCGTCTCAAAGATCGCTATCACGTCTCACAGGGGGAACTTGCAAACGGTACAGCACTCAGCCAGCAACAAATCTCTAAGGGGTGGGAAAATAGTGAGGACGTTCGTGAGATCGTTCGAGCTGAACTGCACAGGCTCGTTGTGGACGTCTCTAATACGGAACTGTCCCCACTCGATGATCTGATCAACGGAGATGTAAAATGGAGACGAGTCAGATCCGTCGATACGGTTGTATCCGGGCCGAAAAACGACCGAATCCCGATTCTACAGCAGGAACTTGCGGACGTACTTGATTCTCCGCCAGCCGAAGTAACGTCTCGGGCACAGGAGCTCCTTGATCGAAACTGCAAGATTGAGTCGTGGACGACACTTCGCGACGAGCTTGACACATACGGAATCCCGTTGTGGGTCCTCGGGTCGGATCTCGGTGTGACTGGTTTGACGATCTCTCGGTGGTCGAACGGCATCGTCGAGACTGATCGATTCGAAGAAGTCAAAACCGCCGCAGAGAACCGGATTTCGGAGAAGTGTTCTAAAATTCGAAAGCTCCTAAACGAGATCGAGTCTCGACGAGAGGCGAACGTTTATGATCTGACTGTCGAGGGAACACACAATTTCGTCGCGAACGGAATGGTCGTGCACAATTCCGAGGACCGCTCGGCGATGCACGAAGCGCTCGAGCAGCAGTCCTACCACCCCGACACCGAACTCCTGCTGGCGGACGGTCGTCGCGTCGACATCGGCGAGTTCGTCGACACCCGTATGCAGGAACATCCGGAGCGGGTCACCGACGGCGTCGATTGCGAGATCCTCCCCGTCGAGGACGTCCGGGTCCACTCGACTGATTTCGAGACCAACGAGACGACGAAACTGCCTGTCGATCGCGTGAGCAGACACGAGGCACCCGAGGAGTTCGTCCGGGTGTCGTTCTCCAACGGCCGGGAGGTGACAGTCACGCCCGAGCATCCGATGTTCGTCGATGACGGTGGCGAGATCGGTACCGTCGAGGCCGACGACATCGAGGTGGGCGCGTTCGTCCCCGCGCCGCGAAAGCTGCCTAATTCGAGCGCCGCAGTCGAACTCGACGGCGAACCACACCGCGGCAAGGAGAAGGACGTACGCCTGCCGGCGGAGCTCTCGGGCGATCTCGCGGAGATCCTCGGCTTCCTCGTCGCGGAGGGACACGCCTACGCCGGCTCGACCCACGAGATCGGCTTCTCCAGTCACGACGAGCGGTTACTGGAGCGGATGGACCGACTCGTGCAGTCGGTGTTCGGCGTAGAGAGCACCGACACGACGAACGCCGCCGGGACGGTGACCAAACGGTGGGTCTCGACGGAGCTCTACCGGTGGTTCCAGCGCAACGTCCCCGGCGTCATGGAGACGGCCCGCGACAGGCGGGTCCCGGACCGAGTGCTGGGCGCCTCCGAGGAGGCGATCCGCCGGTTCCTCGTCGGCGCGTTCGCGGGCGACGGCGGCGTCGAGAGCGAGGCGATGTCCTTCTCGACCGCCTCGGACGGTCTCGCGGAGGACTACGCCGACGCGCTGGCGAAGGTCGGCGTCGCCTCTCGGATCCACCACGACGCGACCGAGGACTCCTGGAAGGTGTACGTGATGGGTGATTCGACCGAGCGGTTCGTCGATTCGATCGTCGATCCCGCCGACGAGCGATACGAGGAGGCACAGGCGTTCGTCGAACGGAGCAACGAAGCGAGACGACACCACGACGTCCTTCCGACGAGCGCCGCGCGCGAGCTCCGAGACCTCAAGCGATTGCTCGGCGTCGGACGCACCGGGAAATTCCGGACGCATTTCGACGAAGGCTACGGTATCCAAATCGAAACGGTGCGCGAGGAGCTCGAAGCACTCCGGACCCGAGCTGAGGAGGTCGAACGAGCGATACAGCAGGCCGAGACCCTTGCCGAGATCAGAGCGGTAGTTGGCTGGTCGGGCCGACAGTTGGCGGACCGGATCGAGGGAGCAACGACGGGAACGATACACTACGCCGAGAGCGGCGGATACGACGCGGCTCGGCGCTCCGAGTTGGCCGACCACGCAAGGAATGCCGCATACGCTGCCCTCGATGAGTTCGACAATAGAGCCGGGCGACTGGATGATCGCTGTGACCTCCGATACTACCGCGTCACGGACGTCGAGACGATCCCAAACGAGGGCGAAGACGCCTGCGAGTGGGTCTACGACGTGACCGTCGAGCCGACGAACACGTTCGTGAGCCGGGGCGTCGTGCTTCACAACTCGATCTCCATCTCCAAGGCCGGAATCAACGCCACCCTCAAATCGCGGTGCTCGCTTTTGGGTGCTGCGAACCCCAAGTACGGCCGCTTCGACCAGTACGAGCCGATCGGCGAGCAGATCGACCTCGAACCGGCACTCATTTCGCGGTTCGATCTGATCTTCACGGTCACCGATCAGCCGGACGCCGAGGAGGACGCGAACCTCGCCGAGCACATCATCAACACCAACTACGCGGGCGAGTTGCACACCCACCGCGAGAACACGACGACCTCGAACGTTTCCGAGGAGGAGGTCGAAAACGTCACCGAGGACGTCGAGCCAGAGATCGACGCCGAGTTGCTCCGGAAGTACGTCGCCTACGCCAAGCGGAACTGCTACCCGATGATGACCGAGGAAGCCAAAGCGGAGATCCGGGACTTCTACGTCGACCTGCGCGCGAAGGGTCAAGACGAGGACGCCCCGGTCCCGGTGACGGCCCGGAAGCTGGAGGCGCTGGTGCGGCTCGCGGAGGCCTCCGCGCGGATGCGGCTGTCCGATACCGTCGACAGCGGGGACGCCGAGCGCGTCATCGAGATCGTCCGCTCGTGTCTCCAGGACATCGGCGTCGACCCCGAGACCGGCGAGTTCGACGCCGACGTCGTCGAGACCGGCCAGAGCAAGACCCAACGCGACCGCATCAAGAACGTCAAGTCGCTGATCGCCGAGATCGAGTCCGAGTACGACGAGGGTGCGCCGATAGAGACGATCCTCGACCGCGCCGAGGAGGTCGGCATGGAGCGCTCCCAGGCCGAACACGAGATCGAGAAGCTCCGTCGACAGGGCGACGTGTACGAACCGACGACGGACCATCTGAGGACGGTGTGAATGGACCGAATCGCAGCCCTTCGTCGGATCGAGGCGTCGCTATCGGCGTTCGAGTCCGGCGAGACCGACCTCGAGACGTGCGAACGGCGTGTCCGCGCCGTCGTTCGAACGTTTGCGACGGAGTTCGACGGCGACTTCTCGGCGTATCGCGCGGACGACGGGACCGTCGTCGTCGCCGCCTCCGAGCGTGAGGCCCGCAAGCGGGTCCGCGAACTGACCGACGCCGACGCGCCGACGGTTCGGCCGGTCGAATGAGCGCGTAGTTTTAATATCGAAACCGTCGGAAAATTAGGCCGTGCTGTTGGTTGTGACGTACTCACAGGCCGCTCGGACGTCGCTTCGGAACGTCTGTCGGACGCACGCCTCGAGTGTCGTTCGACGACTCGGGCGAGCGGCGCTGCTCGAGGAGACCGAACACGGCGCGTTTTTGGCGCTTCGGCTGCGCGAGAAGCACCCCGAGACGGTTCGACTCGAGCGGACGGAGCCGCTCAACGAGTTCCGAGACGTCCCCGAGTCGGTCCGCGACGCCGCACGCGCCTACGAGGACCGGGCGAACGACACCACGCCGTACTCGGCGTTCGCTGTCGGGTCTGTGCATCCGGCACCGTCGACGCTGAAGAGCCGGGACCTGTGAGCCTGTATGCACACGTCCGGCTGATCGTCCCGGGTATGTCGGTATCCCGCCGCGACGCGCTCGCGGCAGTGGGCCGATCGCTGGGTATCGAGACGAGCGTCGACGACGAACTGCGGACGCTGCGGGCGGAACTCGAGTCGACTCCGGCGGCGGTCCCGTCGCGAGCGACGGCACGCCGTCGCGTCGCCGAGACCGCCGCCGAACTCGAAGCGAAGCGCGAGCGTGTGGCGGCGCTTCGGGGGCGCATGCAGGCCGACGACGGGGACGCCGGCACCGCCTACCGGGATGCGATTCGGACACTCTCCGAGGCCGAAACGGAGTACGCAGCCGCGAGGGAGGCCCTCGACGACGCTCGCGAGCGGGCACGAACCGCACTGGACGACCGCGACCGTCGCTTGCGTTTGGAGGACCGCCTCGGGAACGCCGAGCGGACGGCTCGCCGGGAGCTGTTATCAGCGATCCGTCCGCGCGTCGACGACGCGGTGGCGGACGCGCCGGGAAGCGAGGCCGACGGGGTCGACGATGCCGACGCGGTGTCGGCTGCGCTCGCGCTCGCGAAGGTGGGCCGGATTCGACGCCCGGTCGTCCTCGCCTGCGGTCGGTTCCCGAGCCGCGACGCCGCCGAGCGCTGGCTCGGGACACCGGCGTACCGGATCCCGCCGCAGGGGTGATCCGGCGGTTTATTACTCAGCACGCGGGAAAGCCGGATATGCCGACGCTGAGTGCCGCCGTCGTCGAAGGGGAACGGGCGACGTTCGTCGAG
The genomic region above belongs to Natronomonas moolapensis 8.8.11 and contains:
- a CDS encoding hybrid sensor histidine kinase/response regulator yields the protein MTVPITVLHVDDDPAVADVTAEFLKRENDYLDVEATTSAEEALRILADRPPDCIVSDYDMPGTDGIEFLDDVRERYPELPFVLYTGKGSEEIAAEAISAGVTDYIQKQGGNERYLLLATRIRNAVKRYRAEKATEEQKEQLRLFFQESSIGAIQWDDTFRFKRLNDRAEEILGYEEAELRGESWETIVAADDRGRVGDVVSDLLDADGGRNILNRNVRKDGDVRICEWYNRVVTNEDGEVEAIFSQFQDVTERERRKRELAEHETIVSALPDAVYVIDEDGRFTHVNEELVELVGYDRETIIGNTPSLFKDDDAVEQAEGQLRRLLSSDGPETVSFEVTLQPRDGTPVVCEDHMGVLPYNGECFEGSVGTLRDVTDQKQRREELDRRTEELKALNTRLEAQYRQLFEEAPVMAVVTEMEGDTPIIEDCNRLFAERLGYERAAVVDEPLESFYAPESRRRLLDRGGYERALDGEFARERRKLLTADGETIETLLRAVPRRETDEDADSTLRLYVGLDGSEQLFRERERLDEFSSIVGHDLRSPLQVAEGRLELASEAHSSEHLDTARAALDRMDRIIEDVLWLARNGRDIGSVNPVPVGEPIEASWGLVSDAAEGATLRYADGLSEATIRVDEDRFRQLLENLFGNAIEHGGEGVTVTVGRVDDGLYVEDDGPGVAPAARDEIFGAGYSTSEDGTGFGLRIVERVAEAHGWAVRVVEGSDGGARFEITGIDSLE
- a CDS encoding ATP-binding protein, with the protein product MGSTRRVLLVGIESEDNAAITARLSQLETAVEVLSEPDAESALASLRALAEPVDCIVSAASLPGMDGVELSRERTRRLASPTAPFVLFVTDGSEGLAAAALEAGVSGYVRRGTPDPIDRLIERVRRTLGPGRPPGDTTAGGVAVHRRAAKQERERLEDVRHALSHDLRSPLNVATGYLQYLGDGTDAAREDDTPEAVRKGLDALDRIDSFLDELNALVQQGRPVVSADAVDLASTARSAWVDLDTGDADRRGLDGNAAFGTVVADRERLRGVFGELYRNAIEHSEPGVTVEVGALPDGFYVADDGPGIPEDKRNDAFRTGMSDARGHAGFGLARVRHVAAAHRWNVAVSEASLGGARIELTGLERVE
- a CDS encoding response regulator; protein product: MSTPLRRDTCHRNQYASGRHGVSGARGTRVSIGGGLAPDGIDIDSKNRRNNHIPSAHSSHTLPGSIVADFRADVDVDGRFEEVTDRTRVVLNESKLGFEFDGEKQVFELSSVFDVVQGVSRGQESGSTGTVTLASRTDGHRTAISINAGVERLVTFQQVLYKQLLSGTDVVFRCRDRAGTVNGGPHEGTLAVSPSWIRLCPDGTGKSVSIARDEIISFETPSSVSGQDDKRPAVAIYADTGDRVLKVTTSLPSFRLLNLFGRYLRADLLSTDAIGTASDDVDTIDLLFVDDDPHDIEMAGVFLRQHLEGLSMTTATGAADALDVLEDTPNDGGINCIVSDYQMPGMDGIEFLNEVRERYPELPFILYTGQGSETVAKQAILDNVTDYVEKDVGRGQYEVLAERIRKAIRS